In one window of Constrictibacter sp. MBR-5 DNA:
- a CDS encoding site-specific tyrosine recombinase XerD: MAEGKAAPRGLPRRGRPPGPAAALTGRGEAFLEMLAAERGAAANTLAAYRRDLADFGAFAGRRGVRPEDAPTDAVRAYMASLDGAGLSPRTAARRLSALRQFFRFLYVEGMRGDDPCAPLDSPRQGRSLPKIIAESDLDALSEAARAKPGPEGVRLVAFVELLYGAGLRVSELVALPASLAGARIPPVLLIRGKGNKERIAPLNEASIAALEAYRDVRDHFLRGQKSSPWLFPSHSGTGHVTRRRLGQLLDELALKAGLDPARISPHVLRHAFATHLLDHGADLRSVQQMLGHADIGTTQIYTHVQSERLRTAIAAHPLAGQRRKN; the protein is encoded by the coding sequence ATGGCCGAGGGCAAAGCCGCCCCCCGCGGACTCCCCAGGCGCGGCCGCCCACCCGGCCCGGCCGCCGCATTGACCGGGCGCGGCGAGGCCTTCCTGGAAATGCTCGCGGCGGAACGGGGGGCCGCAGCGAACACCCTCGCCGCATATCGGCGGGACCTCGCCGACTTCGGCGCCTTCGCCGGGCGCCGCGGGGTTCGCCCCGAGGACGCGCCCACCGACGCCGTCCGCGCCTACATGGCGTCCCTCGACGGCGCCGGCCTGTCGCCGCGCACCGCCGCGCGGCGGCTCTCCGCGCTGCGCCAGTTCTTCCGCTTCCTCTATGTCGAGGGCATGCGCGGCGACGACCCCTGCGCCCCGCTCGACAGCCCGCGCCAGGGCCGCAGCCTGCCGAAGATCATCGCCGAATCCGACCTCGATGCCCTGTCGGAAGCGGCCCGCGCGAAGCCGGGGCCCGAGGGCGTGCGACTGGTCGCGTTCGTCGAACTGCTCTACGGCGCCGGCCTGCGCGTCTCGGAACTGGTCGCCCTCCCGGCCTCGCTGGCAGGCGCGCGCATCCCCCCCGTGCTCCTCATCCGCGGCAAGGGCAACAAGGAGCGCATCGCGCCCCTGAACGAGGCGTCGATCGCGGCGCTGGAGGCGTATCGCGACGTCCGCGACCACTTCCTGCGCGGCCAGAAATCGTCGCCGTGGCTGTTTCCCTCGCACAGCGGCACCGGCCACGTCACGCGCCGCCGGCTGGGGCAGCTGCTCGACGAGTTGGCGCTGAAGGCGGGCCTCGATCCGGCGCGCATCTCGCCGCACGTGCTGCGCCATGCCTTCGCGACGCACCTGCTCGACCACGGCGCGGACCTGCGCAGCGTGCAGCAGATGCTCGGCCATGCCGACATCGGCACCACCCAGATCTACACCCACGTCCAGTCGGAACGGCTGCGGACGGCGATCGCCGCCCACCCGCTGGCAGGGCAGCGCCGGAAGAACTGA
- a CDS encoding acetyl-CoA carboxylase carboxyltransferase subunit alpha, with amino-acid sequence MLTPLDFEKPIIELEAKIEELRHLSHSDDININKEVGDLQAKADRQLRQIYAKLTPWQKVQVARHPNRPHLRDYLSALIDEFTPLAGDRLYGEDAALVGGLGRLYGRPVVVMGHEKGHDIETRMRSNFGMAHPEGYRKAQRLMDLADRFALPLVSFVDTPGAYPGVQAEERGQAEAIARAIARCLELRVPFVSVVIGEGGSGGAVAIATANRVLMLEHSIYSVISPEGCASILWRSAENAKDAADALKLTAQDLTRLGVVDQVVEEPLGGAHRHPKETVETVGRALETALDDLRGHDGDALRRERREKFLSMGRSGLT; translated from the coding sequence GTGCTCACCCCACTCGACTTCGAAAAGCCGATCATCGAGCTCGAAGCCAAGATCGAAGAGCTCCGGCACCTGTCCCATTCGGACGACATCAACATCAACAAGGAGGTCGGCGACCTCCAGGCGAAGGCCGACCGCCAGCTCCGCCAGATCTACGCGAAGCTGACGCCCTGGCAGAAGGTCCAGGTGGCGCGCCACCCGAACCGCCCGCATCTGCGCGACTACCTGTCGGCGCTGATCGACGAGTTCACGCCCCTCGCCGGCGACCGGCTGTACGGCGAGGACGCGGCGCTGGTCGGCGGCCTCGGCCGGCTCTACGGTCGCCCGGTCGTGGTCATGGGGCACGAGAAGGGTCATGACATCGAGACCCGGATGCGCAGCAATTTCGGCATGGCCCACCCCGAGGGCTACCGCAAGGCGCAGCGGCTCATGGATCTCGCCGATCGGTTCGCGCTGCCGCTGGTCAGCTTCGTCGACACGCCCGGCGCCTATCCGGGCGTCCAGGCGGAAGAGCGCGGCCAGGCCGAGGCGATCGCCCGGGCCATCGCGCGCTGCCTGGAGCTGCGCGTGCCCTTCGTCTCCGTCGTCATCGGCGAAGGCGGATCGGGCGGCGCCGTCGCCATCGCCACGGCGAACCGCGTCCTGATGCTGGAACACTCGATCTACTCGGTCATCTCGCCCGAGGGCTGCGCGTCGATCCTGTGGCGCAGCGCCGAGAACGCCAAGGACGCGGCGGATGCGCTGAAGCTGACGGCCCAGGACCTCACCCGCCTGGGCGTCGTCGACCAGGTGGTCGAGGAGCCGCTCGGCGGCGCGCACCGCCACCCGAAGGAGACGGTCGAGACCGTGGGCCGCGCACTGGAAACCGCCCTCGACGACCTGCGCGGCCACGACGGCGACGCACTCCGCCGCGAGCGCCGCGAGAAATTCCTGTCGATGGGGCGCAGCGGCCTGACCTGA